A section of the Streptomyces sp. V3I8 genome encodes:
- a CDS encoding acetyl-CoA carboxylase biotin carboxylase subunit family protein, whose product MRMYVLALNPTDSVTEGFLPAAARLGLRVTVLTDQPDAHRRAYRSGHPGTDGFEVLECDVRDFRSVVTRISTLGRPDAVFTNSDHLQTQAALAASYFGLPGKDWRVALRTKDKAEMRRRLAAAGADTVWSAEVTDRTDVAALDPPFPCVLKPREGVASEDVVLVEGPEDLVARCAEIRGRRPGAALVVEEYLPGELCTLETLGDGQVRHVLGGFRTVVSPPPYFIEERLTFVAAHPEPVVAQVLAQLDALGVGFGVCHTEFVVHEGRARIIEVNYRAIGDQCDLLLARLLDVPLFEHILRTHLGEPLPADLGARRDGAARLDYPCAERPGTLTAAPPATELTSDGVRLTYRPLREIGERHEVYGTNRDFLGVVRATGTDQEAVDRAVTDFLAGQRWEIRP is encoded by the coding sequence ATGCGTATGTACGTGCTCGCCCTCAACCCGACCGACTCCGTCACGGAAGGGTTCCTGCCGGCCGCGGCACGGCTCGGCCTCCGGGTGACGGTTCTCACGGATCAGCCGGACGCACACCGGCGCGCGTATCGGAGCGGGCACCCGGGGACCGACGGGTTCGAGGTCCTGGAGTGCGACGTCCGCGACTTCCGTTCCGTGGTCACCCGGATCTCGACGCTGGGCCGTCCCGACGCGGTCTTCACCAACAGCGACCACCTGCAGACCCAGGCCGCCCTGGCCGCCTCCTACTTCGGCCTGCCGGGCAAGGACTGGCGGGTCGCCCTGCGCACCAAGGACAAGGCGGAAATGCGGCGCCGGCTCGCCGCCGCCGGCGCCGACACGGTGTGGTCGGCCGAGGTCACCGACCGGACGGACGTGGCCGCCCTCGACCCGCCGTTCCCGTGTGTCCTCAAGCCGCGCGAGGGCGTGGCCAGCGAGGACGTCGTGCTCGTCGAGGGCCCCGAGGACCTGGTGGCACGCTGCGCCGAGATCCGCGGCCGCCGCCCCGGGGCCGCGCTGGTCGTGGAGGAGTACCTGCCCGGGGAGCTCTGCACGCTGGAGACGCTCGGCGACGGGCAGGTGCGTCACGTCCTGGGCGGCTTCCGCACCGTGGTGTCCCCGCCGCCGTACTTCATCGAGGAACGGCTCACCTTCGTCGCGGCCCATCCCGAACCGGTCGTCGCCCAGGTGCTGGCCCAGCTCGACGCGCTCGGGGTCGGATTCGGCGTCTGCCACACCGAGTTCGTGGTGCACGAGGGCAGGGCGCGGATCATCGAGGTCAACTACCGCGCCATAGGCGACCAGTGCGATCTGCTGCTGGCGCGACTGCTGGACGTTCCGCTCTTCGAGCACATCCTCCGTACGCACCTGGGCGAACCCCTGCCCGCGGACCTGGGAGCACGGCGGGACGGGGCGGCACGCCTGGACTATCCGTGCGCCGAGCGTCCGGGGACGCTGACCGCCGCTCCCCCGGCCACCGAACTGACCTCGGACGGGGTGCGGTTGACCTATCGGCCGCTACGGGAAATCGGTGAGCGGCACGAGGTGTACGGCACCAATCGCGACTTCCTCGGTGTGGTGCGGGCCACCGGGACCGATCAGGAGGCCGTGGACAGGGCGGTGACCGACTTCCTGGCCGGGCAGCGCTGGGAGATCCGGCCGTGA
- a CDS encoding thiolase domain-containing protein → MPAPRPLRDIAVVAFAQTDHRRTSDELSEVEMLMPVLHEVLAQTGLKTGEVGFTCSGSTDYLAGRAFSFTMALDGVGAWPPISESHVEMDGAWALYEAWTKLLTGDADTALVYAYGKSSPGSVRDVLTRQLDPYYLAPLWPDSVALAALQAQALIDAGHTDEPALAAVASRSRASAAGNPHAQLRGPVPRGGYAVRPLRTGDCPPVGDGAAAVILAAGERARELCERPAWIRGIDHRIEAHGLGVRDLTDSPSTRLAAERAGVFERPVDTAELHAPFSSQEVVLRKALRLDDGVTVNPSGGALAANPVMAAGLVRIGEAADRIRRGESDRALAHATSGPCLQQNLVAVLEGDPR, encoded by the coding sequence ATGCCCGCACCGAGGCCGCTCAGGGACATCGCCGTCGTCGCGTTCGCGCAGACCGACCACCGGCGTACCAGCGACGAGCTCTCCGAGGTGGAGATGCTCATGCCGGTCCTCCACGAGGTCCTGGCGCAGACCGGACTGAAAACCGGCGAGGTCGGCTTCACCTGCTCCGGTTCCACGGACTACCTCGCGGGCCGGGCGTTCTCCTTCACGATGGCGCTCGACGGGGTGGGGGCCTGGCCGCCGATCTCCGAGTCGCACGTGGAGATGGACGGCGCGTGGGCGCTGTACGAGGCCTGGACGAAGCTCCTCACCGGCGACGCGGACACCGCGCTCGTGTACGCGTACGGCAAGTCGTCCCCCGGCTCCGTGCGCGACGTGCTGACCCGGCAGCTCGACCCGTACTACCTCGCGCCCCTGTGGCCCGACTCCGTGGCCCTGGCCGCCCTCCAGGCGCAGGCGCTCATCGACGCGGGGCACACGGACGAGCCGGCGCTGGCCGCCGTCGCGTCCCGCAGCCGCGCCTCGGCCGCCGGCAACCCCCATGCCCAGCTGCGCGGTCCGGTGCCGCGGGGCGGCTACGCCGTACGCCCCCTGCGCACCGGCGACTGCCCGCCCGTCGGGGACGGAGCCGCCGCCGTGATCCTCGCCGCGGGGGAGCGGGCCCGGGAACTGTGCGAGCGGCCCGCCTGGATACGGGGCATCGACCACCGCATCGAGGCGCACGGCCTGGGTGTACGGGACCTCACCGACTCGCCGTCCACGCGGCTGGCGGCGGAGCGGGCCGGGGTCTTCGAACGGCCGGTGGACACCGCCGAACTGCACGCCCCCTTCAGCTCCCAGGAGGTGGTGCTGCGCAAAGCCCTGCGGCTGGACGACGGCGTCACCGTCAACCCGTCCGGGGGAGCGCTGGCCGCCAACCCCGTCATGGCCGCCGGTCTCGTCCGCATCGGCGAGGCGGCCGACCGGATCCGCCGCGGGGAATCGGACCGGGCGCTGGCACACGCCACCTCGGGCCCCTGCCTGCAGCAGAACCTGGTCGCCGTACTGGAAGGAGACCCGCGATGA
- a CDS encoding thiolase domain-containing protein codes for MSKEPVAVVGIGQTKHVAARRDVSIAGLVREAARRALDDAELSWADIDAVVIGKAPDFFEGVMMPELYLADALGAVGKPMLRVHTAGSVGGSTALVAANLVAGRVHGTVLTLAYEKQSESNAMWGLSLPIPFQQPLLAGAGGFFAPHVRAYMRRSGAPDGVGSLVAYKDRRNALKNPYAHLHEHDITLEKVQASPMLWDPIRYSETCPSSDGACAMVLTDRAGAARSPRPAAWMHGGAMRSEPTLFAGKDFVSPQAGKDCAADVYRQAGVADPRRDIDAVEMYVPFSWYEPMWLENLGFAAEGEGWKLTESGVTELDGDLPVNMSGGVLSTNPIGASGMIRFAEAALQVRGQAGEHQVDGARRVLGHAYGGGSQFFSMWLVGAEPPAS; via the coding sequence ATGAGCAAGGAGCCCGTGGCCGTCGTCGGGATCGGCCAGACCAAGCACGTCGCGGCCCGGCGGGACGTGTCGATCGCGGGACTGGTCAGGGAGGCCGCCCGGCGCGCCCTCGACGACGCCGAGCTGAGCTGGGCGGACATCGACGCCGTCGTCATCGGCAAGGCCCCCGACTTCTTCGAGGGCGTCATGATGCCCGAGCTGTACCTCGCCGACGCCCTCGGCGCGGTCGGCAAACCGATGCTGCGCGTGCACACCGCGGGCTCCGTCGGCGGCTCCACCGCGCTGGTCGCCGCGAACCTGGTCGCGGGCCGCGTCCACGGCACCGTACTGACCCTCGCCTACGAGAAGCAGTCCGAGTCGAACGCCATGTGGGGCCTGTCCCTGCCGATCCCCTTCCAGCAGCCCCTGCTCGCCGGCGCGGGCGGCTTCTTCGCCCCGCACGTACGGGCCTACATGCGGCGCAGCGGCGCCCCCGACGGCGTCGGTTCCCTCGTCGCGTACAAGGACCGCCGCAACGCGCTCAAGAACCCGTACGCCCACCTGCACGAGCACGACATCACGCTGGAGAAGGTCCAGGCCTCGCCCATGCTCTGGGACCCGATCCGCTACTCGGAGACCTGCCCGTCCTCCGACGGCGCCTGCGCGATGGTCCTCACCGACCGTGCGGGGGCGGCCCGTTCGCCCCGGCCGGCCGCCTGGATGCACGGCGGCGCGATGCGCAGCGAACCGACCCTCTTCGCGGGCAAGGACTTCGTCTCCCCGCAGGCGGGCAAGGACTGCGCCGCCGACGTCTACCGGCAGGCGGGCGTCGCGGACCCCCGCCGCGACATCGACGCCGTCGAGATGTACGTTCCGTTCTCCTGGTACGAGCCCATGTGGCTGGAGAACCTGGGCTTCGCCGCCGAGGGCGAGGGCTGGAAACTCACCGAGTCCGGGGTCACGGAACTGGACGGGGACCTTCCGGTGAACATGTCGGGCGGAGTGCTGTCCACCAACCCCATCGGGGCGTCCGGGATGATCCGCTTCGCCGAAGCCGCGCTGCAGGTGCGCGGACAGGCCGGGGAGCACCAGGTCGACGGTGCCCGCCGGGTCCTGGGGCACGCCTACGGCGGCGGCTCCCAGTTCTTCTCGATGTGGCTGGTCGGAGCCGAGCCGCCGGCCTCCTGA
- a CDS encoding Zn-ribbon domain-containing OB-fold protein: MPEVLKAPLVVEFPFTRSLGPVQSAFLTGLRERVVLGVRTGDGRILVPPVEYDPVTSEEVGELVEVAATGTVTTWAWNHEPRRGQPLDRAFAWVLVRLDGADTALLHALDAPGGPDSVRTGMRVRVRWARERSGAITDIACFEPHEAHEPGGADEPAAHDGRFENPVTGIVAPARLDYTYSPGRAQSAYLHALTERRVVGERCPSCRKVYVPPRGACPTCGVATSERVDVGPRGTVTTYCIVNIKAKNLDIEVPYVYAHIALDGADLALHGRIGGIPYDRVRMGLRVEPVWPDGGGHPDHYRPTGEPDADYETYKELL; the protein is encoded by the coding sequence GTGCCCGAAGTCCTCAAGGCGCCCCTCGTCGTCGAATTCCCCTTCACCCGGTCCCTCGGGCCTGTGCAGAGCGCGTTTCTCACCGGGCTGCGGGAGCGGGTCGTGCTGGGGGTGCGGACCGGGGACGGCCGGATCCTCGTCCCGCCCGTCGAGTACGACCCCGTCACCTCCGAGGAGGTGGGCGAACTCGTCGAGGTCGCGGCCACCGGGACCGTCACCACCTGGGCCTGGAACCATGAACCCCGGCGGGGGCAGCCGCTCGACCGGGCGTTCGCCTGGGTGCTGGTGCGGCTGGACGGGGCGGACACCGCACTGCTGCACGCCCTCGACGCGCCGGGCGGGCCCGACTCCGTGCGCACCGGTATGCGGGTGCGCGTCCGCTGGGCCCGGGAGCGCTCCGGCGCCATCACGGACATCGCCTGCTTCGAACCGCACGAAGCGCACGAACCCGGTGGGGCGGACGAACCGGCCGCCCACGACGGGCGGTTCGAGAACCCCGTGACCGGCATCGTCGCGCCCGCCCGGCTCGACTACACCTACTCACCCGGTCGGGCCCAGTCCGCCTACCTCCACGCACTCACCGAACGGCGGGTCGTCGGGGAGCGCTGCCCGTCGTGCCGCAAGGTGTACGTCCCGCCGAGAGGGGCCTGCCCCACCTGCGGCGTGGCCACCTCGGAACGGGTCGACGTGGGGCCGCGCGGGACCGTCACGACCTACTGCATCGTCAACATCAAAGCGAAGAACCTCGACATCGAGGTGCCCTACGTCTACGCGCACATCGCCCTCGACGGCGCCGACCTCGCCCTGCACGGCCGGATCGGCGGCATCCCGTACGACAGGGTCCGCATGGGCCTGCGGGTCGAGCCGGTGTGGCCGGACGGAGGCGGCCACCCCGACCACTACCGGCCCACCGGCGAACCCGACGCGGACTACGAGACGTACAAGGAGCTGTTGTAG
- a CDS encoding DUF397 domain-containing protein, whose protein sequence is MAESTIQQHPFAGWDKPELDLSSADWHSSSRGRGDVQIAFVEGFIAMRNSGRPESPSLIFTPAEWGAFVSGAREGEFDLT, encoded by the coding sequence GTGGCCGAGAGCACCATCCAGCAGCATCCGTTCGCGGGCTGGGACAAGCCGGAGCTTGACCTCAGCAGCGCCGACTGGCATTCGAGCAGCCGTGGGCGGGGGGATGTACAGATCGCCTTTGTCGAGGGGTTCATCGCGATGCGCAACAGCGGCCGCCCGGAAAGCCCCTCCCTGATCTTCACACCGGCGGAGTGGGGCGCGTTCGTGTCGGGGGCGCGGGAAGGGGAGTTCGACCTCACCTGA
- a CDS encoding (2Fe-2S)-binding protein has product MTVAVETPWTRAAPTVSGLLRDTYRQLADICEALTVRVEGPAPRFTRKGVSGAELTKDQQAMEAFLVAEDSRIRSRHDHVPRRDVAASRALHDYAWSVGLLTSGVWYLTGRVPRIRPEDVRLDLASGEFAISPGSGLACLPGDPAAALPGVLTVPHEEALRAELRVAVADHMEPLLTAIGPHVRRGPRALWGLVTDDLVSGIWYLGRMLGREDDAVRAASALLPSAVAPFPGGADFRHLTGADGRQHPTRTRMGCCLYYTIRPAEACATCPRTCDTERLRRLES; this is encoded by the coding sequence ATGACCGTGGCCGTGGAGACTCCGTGGACCCGTGCGGCCCCGACCGTGTCCGGCCTGCTGCGTGACACGTATCGGCAACTGGCGGACATCTGCGAGGCGTTGACGGTCCGCGTGGAGGGACCGGCGCCGCGGTTCACCCGAAAGGGCGTGTCCGGCGCGGAGCTGACGAAGGACCAGCAGGCGATGGAGGCCTTCCTCGTCGCCGAGGACTCCCGTATCCGGTCACGTCACGACCACGTCCCGCGCCGCGACGTCGCCGCCTCCCGCGCCTTGCACGACTACGCGTGGTCGGTCGGCCTGCTGACGAGCGGCGTCTGGTACCTCACGGGCCGGGTGCCGCGGATCCGCCCCGAGGACGTACGACTCGACCTGGCGTCCGGGGAGTTCGCGATCAGCCCGGGGTCCGGCCTCGCCTGTCTCCCGGGGGACCCGGCCGCCGCGCTCCCCGGGGTGCTGACCGTGCCCCACGAGGAGGCGCTGCGCGCGGAGCTGCGGGTCGCCGTCGCCGACCACATGGAACCGCTGCTCACCGCGATCGGCCCGCACGTCCGGCGCGGTCCGCGCGCGCTGTGGGGCCTGGTCACCGACGACCTGGTCTCCGGGATCTGGTACCTCGGCCGCATGCTCGGCCGGGAGGACGACGCCGTACGGGCCGCCTCCGCGCTGCTGCCCTCCGCCGTCGCGCCCTTCCCCGGCGGCGCGGACTTCCGCCACCTCACCGGCGCCGACGGCCGGCAGCACCCCACCCGCACCCGCATGGGCTGCTGCCTCTACTACACGATCCGCCCCGCCGAGGCGTGCGCCACCTGCCCGCGCACCTGCGACACCGAACGGCTGCGCCGCCTCGAATCCTGA
- a CDS encoding type III PLP-dependent enzyme — MTVPTDAVRDLTLSLPRAELPAYVYDLAALRAHAAAVRAALPGRVELHYAAKANPEPGILDALGPYVDGYEVASGGELDHVAKAVPGRPLAFGGPGKTPAEIVAALELGVARFHVESEHELHMLAELARQVVPDARVAVLPRFNLPVAAGSLADSSLAMGGRPTPFGLDPSRADTVVRLLTDGTYPHLELRGVHAHLASGLRAPQQLAVAGSVVDWAVRLAGRHGVRLAEVNVGGGMGVDYTAPGDRFDWAAYGAGLARLGDRYPELLLRIEPGRALTAYCGWYVTEVLDVKHSHGEEFAVVRGGTHHLRTPATKGHDQPCTLFAVEEWPHPWPRPAAHGELVTLTGQLCTPKDVLARRVPAPGLRAGDRVAFGLAGAYAWNISHHDFLMHPRPGFHFLGS, encoded by the coding sequence ATGACCGTACCCACCGACGCCGTACGAGACCTCACCCTCTCGCTGCCCCGCGCCGAACTGCCCGCCTACGTGTACGACCTGGCGGCGCTGCGGGCCCATGCGGCGGCCGTGCGGGCCGCACTGCCCGGGCGCGTCGAGCTCCACTACGCGGCGAAGGCCAATCCGGAGCCGGGGATCCTGGACGCGCTCGGCCCGTACGTGGACGGCTACGAGGTCGCCTCGGGCGGCGAACTCGACCACGTGGCCAAGGCGGTGCCGGGCCGCCCGCTGGCCTTCGGCGGCCCCGGGAAGACCCCTGCCGAGATCGTGGCCGCGCTGGAGCTGGGCGTGGCGCGCTTCCACGTGGAGAGCGAGCACGAGCTGCACATGCTGGCCGAGCTGGCCCGGCAGGTGGTGCCGGACGCCCGGGTGGCGGTCCTGCCGCGTTTCAACCTGCCGGTGGCGGCGGGCTCGCTGGCGGACAGCTCTCTCGCGATGGGCGGGCGCCCCACGCCCTTCGGCCTCGACCCGTCCCGGGCGGACACGGTGGTGCGGCTGCTCACCGACGGCACCTACCCGCACCTCGAACTGCGCGGCGTGCACGCCCACCTGGCGAGCGGGCTCCGCGCGCCGCAGCAGCTCGCGGTGGCCGGTTCCGTCGTGGACTGGGCCGTCCGGCTGGCCGGGCGGCACGGGGTGCGGCTCGCCGAGGTGAACGTCGGCGGGGGCATGGGCGTCGACTACACGGCGCCCGGGGACCGGTTCGACTGGGCCGCGTACGGGGCGGGGCTCGCCCGGCTCGGCGACCGGTACCCGGAGCTGCTCCTGCGGATCGAACCCGGGCGCGCGCTGACGGCGTACTGCGGCTGGTACGTGACCGAGGTGCTGGACGTGAAGCACAGCCACGGGGAGGAGTTCGCCGTGGTGCGCGGCGGTACGCACCACCTGCGCACCCCGGCGACCAAGGGGCACGACCAGCCCTGCACCCTGTTCGCGGTGGAGGAGTGGCCGCATCCGTGGCCCCGGCCGGCGGCGCACGGCGAACTCGTCACGCTGACGGGCCAGTTGTGCACACCGAAGGACGTCCTGGCGCGACGCGTGCCGGCGCCGGGGCTGCGGGCGGGCGACCGGGTGGCGTTCGGGCTCGCGGGTGCCTACGCGTGGAACATCTCGCACCACGACTTCCTCATGCACCCGCGGCCCGGTTTCCACTTCCTGGGGTCATGA
- a CDS encoding IucA/IucC family siderophore biosynthesis protein, with amino-acid sequence MPPLTESPGSTPLSSADTELPSPDLAVAHTLLNCLLREVSAPEHQTALTGRHLLLRLPRRGVLLRVALRRTSMLGAHRFTGPVSERTADGDWCEIGWRRLARYTQDELFLRTGVRNEEFLEQIGSSHRAIASSLAVRTADRTVPADTPVAAYLASERSLLFGHRFHPTPKARTGDAGAWPAYAPETAAVFPLRHLAVREHLIAQESAEPGATDALDRLGRRGVASVPEGYRLLPAHPWQYAMLREHPVLRAALGRGDVLDLGPGGTPFAATASVRTLYDGESFLKFSLNIRITNCWRKNAWYELSGAVALTRVLGPVLAGLSDRFPGSAVLREPAYRSLALPGPDGAPDREMLEGFGVIVREGLGRRLLPGTTPLLAAAVADEYPTGPAHVSRLLDGAGPRAALDWWAAYLRLLVPPVLAAYFDHGLVLEPHLQNVLICVDGDGMPAQVLFRDLEGTKLVPEHHADTLASLPPEVAGPLTYDAQRGWDRVVYCLLVNHVAELLAALADLHPHTEAALWAEVRAALRAYADRYGCPPPLAALLAGVPLPAKANLLTRWARKADREAGYVRLPSPLGEGVPHRPTGSTR; translated from the coding sequence ATGCCCCCGCTGACCGAGTCGCCCGGTAGCACCCCCCTCTCATCGGCGGACACCGAACTCCCCTCCCCGGACCTCGCCGTGGCGCACACGCTCCTCAACTGCCTGCTGCGCGAGGTGTCGGCGCCCGAGCACCAGACCGCCCTCACCGGCCGCCACCTGCTGCTGCGGCTGCCCCGGCGCGGTGTGCTGCTCCGGGTCGCGCTGCGTCGTACGTCGATGCTCGGCGCCCACCGCTTCACCGGCCCGGTGAGTGAGCGGACGGCGGACGGTGACTGGTGCGAGATCGGCTGGCGGCGGTTGGCCCGGTACACGCAGGACGAGCTGTTCCTGCGGACCGGTGTGCGCAACGAGGAGTTCCTGGAGCAGATCGGCTCCAGCCACCGCGCGATCGCCTCGTCCCTCGCCGTACGGACGGCGGACCGGACCGTGCCGGCGGACACACCCGTCGCCGCCTACCTCGCCTCCGAGCGGTCGCTGCTCTTCGGGCACCGTTTCCACCCGACGCCCAAGGCGCGCACCGGGGACGCGGGCGCCTGGCCGGCCTACGCGCCGGAGACGGCCGCGGTCTTCCCCCTGCGGCACCTCGCCGTACGCGAGCACCTGATCGCGCAGGAGTCCGCGGAGCCCGGTGCCACGGACGCGCTCGACCGGCTGGGCCGGCGGGGCGTTGCGAGCGTCCCCGAGGGCTACCGGCTGCTGCCCGCGCACCCCTGGCAGTACGCGATGCTGCGCGAGCACCCGGTGCTGCGCGCGGCCCTCGGACGCGGGGACGTCCTCGACCTGGGCCCCGGCGGCACGCCCTTCGCGGCCACCGCGTCCGTGCGGACCCTGTACGACGGCGAGTCGTTCCTGAAGTTCAGCCTGAACATCCGCATCACCAACTGCTGGCGCAAGAACGCGTGGTACGAGCTGTCCGGCGCCGTGGCCCTCACCCGTGTGCTCGGTCCGGTGCTCGCCGGCCTGTCCGACCGGTTCCCCGGCAGCGCGGTGCTGCGCGAGCCCGCGTACCGCAGTCTCGCGCTGCCCGGCCCCGACGGGGCACCCGACCGCGAGATGCTCGAAGGGTTCGGGGTCATCGTCCGCGAGGGTTTGGGCCGGCGTCTCCTGCCGGGCACCACCCCGCTGCTCGCGGCGGCCGTGGCGGACGAGTACCCCACCGGTCCCGCGCACGTCTCCCGCCTCCTCGACGGGGCCGGCCCGCGGGCCGCGCTCGACTGGTGGGCGGCCTACCTCAGGCTGCTGGTGCCGCCGGTGCTCGCCGCCTACTTCGACCACGGGCTGGTGCTCGAACCCCATCTGCAGAACGTGCTGATCTGCGTCGACGGCGACGGCATGCCCGCCCAGGTCCTCTTCCGGGACCTGGAGGGCACCAAGCTCGTGCCCGAGCACCACGCCGACACCCTCGCCTCGCTGCCGCCCGAGGTCGCGGGCCCGCTCACCTACGACGCGCAGCGCGGCTGGGACCGGGTCGTCTACTGCCTGCTCGTGAACCACGTCGCCGAGCTGCTCGCCGCACTCGCGGATCTGCATCCGCACACCGAGGCCGCCTTGTGGGCGGAGGTCCGCGCCGCCCTGCGCGCGTACGCCGACCGGTACGGCTGCCCGCCGCCGCTGGCCGCGCTGCTGGCGGGAGTGCCGCTGCCCGCGAAGGCGAACCTCCTCACCCGCTGGGCGCGCAAGGCCGACCGTGAGGCCGGTTACGTCCGTCTGCCCTCGCCTCTCGGCGAGGGCGTCCCGCACCGTCCGACCGGGAGCACCCGATGA
- a CDS encoding IucA/IucC family protein, translating to MTARPVTAGTSCGSASGSAPVETDAVQRELVVRVLGALLREDVVGLRSAGRLVHRADGAWWQRPCGDTASLLLPVAEDGFQCEYAARLPLLVRESDGFAPVRHETCDAILATLRELADPRDRKGFDAFAEECRQTLATVRLHTAVRDEVLQRLTDRHGRSPDAWSGLTGGLAYDTLAAHLDHPVYPTARGRAGLDEAHLRAYAPEVHPRFALRWLALPRDAVTGAFPDGWPTPAVLGLPGLDRTHVALPVHPLVVGAPLEDALRATGLADRAVLAGRSRLEVVPTLSMRTVALSEDPSLHVKLPLNTASLGLRNRRTVKPGTLVDGAAGQRLIERVIAREPRFGSTILHADESLYAHAGHELLAALFRRLPDGLEDCVVVPMAALLAEAPGGRLVVEDLADRFHGGDLLALLDALLTLLFDWQTTLFGYGIALESHQQNISLVLDRRDDGRTRLRLLLKDNDGPRINRVRLGERLGDEAPGPADFDDARTFVADDRPVADLFTTITVHLCAGAYAFGLARHGRAPLPVLLELVRDRLSEAVERLGTAAGEPGAVLRARVLEAPRLPVKAMVTAGTLLSKERSGAADINKHYITGPNYLLRTGTPA from the coding sequence GTGACGGCGCGGCCGGTGACGGCCGGCACCTCCTGCGGCAGCGCGTCCGGCAGCGCGCCCGTGGAGACCGACGCGGTCCAGCGCGAGCTGGTGGTGCGGGTGCTCGGCGCGCTGTTGCGTGAGGACGTGGTCGGTCTGCGGTCGGCCGGCCGGCTCGTGCACCGGGCGGACGGCGCCTGGTGGCAACGGCCCTGCGGCGACACGGCGTCCCTGCTGCTGCCCGTCGCCGAGGACGGGTTCCAGTGCGAGTACGCGGCCCGGCTGCCCCTGCTCGTGCGGGAGTCCGACGGGTTCGCGCCCGTCCGTCACGAGACGTGCGACGCGATCCTCGCCACCCTGCGGGAGCTCGCCGACCCCCGCGACCGGAAAGGCTTCGACGCCTTCGCCGAGGAGTGCCGGCAGACACTGGCCACCGTGCGGCTGCACACGGCGGTCCGTGACGAGGTGCTCCAGCGGCTGACGGACCGTCACGGGCGTTCTCCGGACGCCTGGTCGGGGCTGACGGGCGGGCTGGCGTACGACACCCTCGCCGCCCATCTCGACCATCCCGTCTACCCGACCGCGCGCGGACGCGCCGGACTGGACGAGGCACACCTGCGCGCGTACGCGCCGGAGGTGCATCCGCGCTTCGCGCTGCGCTGGCTCGCCCTGCCGCGGGACGCGGTGACCGGGGCGTTCCCGGACGGCTGGCCCACGCCCGCGGTGCTCGGGCTCCCGGGACTCGACCGTACGCATGTGGCGCTGCCGGTGCACCCGCTGGTCGTCGGCGCCCCGCTGGAGGACGCCCTGCGTGCCACCGGTCTGGCCGACCGGGCGGTGCTCGCCGGCCGCTCCCGCCTCGAAGTCGTACCCACCCTCTCCATGCGTACCGTGGCTCTGTCCGAGGATCCGTCGCTGCACGTCAAACTCCCCCTGAACACCGCCTCGCTGGGGCTGCGCAACCGGCGCACCGTCAAACCCGGCACCCTGGTCGACGGGGCCGCCGGGCAGCGTCTGATCGAGCGGGTCATCGCCCGCGAACCGCGCTTCGGGAGCACGATCCTGCACGCCGACGAGAGCCTGTACGCGCATGCCGGGCACGAACTGCTCGCCGCGCTGTTCCGGCGTCTGCCCGACGGCCTCGAGGACTGCGTCGTCGTGCCCATGGCCGCGCTGCTGGCCGAGGCACCCGGCGGACGGCTGGTCGTCGAGGACCTGGCCGACCGCTTTCACGGGGGTGACCTGCTCGCCCTGCTGGACGCCCTCCTGACCCTGCTCTTCGACTGGCAGACCACGCTCTTCGGGTACGGGATCGCGCTGGAGTCGCACCAGCAGAACATCTCGCTGGTCCTCGACCGGAGGGACGACGGCCGTACGCGGCTGCGGCTGCTGTTGAAGGACAACGACGGGCCGCGCATCAACCGCGTGCGGCTGGGCGAACGGCTGGGGGACGAGGCGCCGGGCCCCGCGGACTTCGACGACGCCCGCACCTTCGTCGCGGACGACCGGCCGGTCGCCGACCTGTTCACCACCATCACGGTCCACCTGTGCGCGGGCGCCTACGCCTTCGGGCTGGCCCGGCACGGCCGTGCGCCGCTGCCGGTGCTGCTGGAGCTCGTGCGCGACCGGCTCAGCGAGGCGGTCGAGCGGCTCGGCACGGCGGCCGGCGAGCCCGGCGCCGTGCTGCGGGCCCGGGTGCTGGAGGCACCGCGGCTGCCGGTCAAGGCGATGGTCACGGCGGGGACGCTGCTCAGCAAGGAGCGCTCCGGCGCGGCGGACATCAACAAGCACTACATCACCGGCCCCAACTACCTCCTGCGTACGGGAACTCCCGCGTGA